A region of Larimichthys crocea isolate SSNF chromosome X, L_crocea_2.0, whole genome shotgun sequence DNA encodes the following proteins:
- the zgc:162816 gene encoding uncharacterized protein zgc:162816, which produces MEGEALSSLCTPALVVDVDKVKRNAQRMIERCQKLGVQLRPHMKTHKTLECADIMTGGSRRCVVVSTLAEACFYADHAFDDILYAYSLPFDKVERCAALSERLDLFQILLDHPQALEQLKKRPLRDGRQWHVWLKVDCGNGRAGVLHSEPEALRLAQAITQTEGVELTGVYAHCGNTYNCRGVEQIQAVAQETTSLTLQFMEKLKAVGITCKSSIGSTPSCSHPVTDMAQLSEVHPGNYAFYDAQQSMIGSCSLDDVAVRVLTRVIGHSPHRNQLLIDCGWTGLSLDGAGKLPTGYAVIEGHPNLKLLSMTQEHGRVEPISGQLDYSKYPLGTLLTLIPYHSCATAMMHPVYYVHSEGRLVGKWTPTRGW; this is translated from the exons ATGGAGGGAGAGGCCCTCTCATCCCTGTGTACCCCTGCTCTGGTGGTTGATGTGGACAAAGTGAAGAGAAATGCCCAGAGGATGATTGAACGCTGTCAGAAGCTGGGGGTTCAGCTTCGGCCACACATGAAGACCCACAAAACcct TGAGTGTGCTGACATTATGACAGGAGGATCACGGAGATGTGTTGTCGTTTCCACACTGGCAGAGGCCTGTTTCTATGCCGACCATGCATTTGATGACATCCTCTATGCATACTCTCTTCCCTTTGATAAG GTGGAGCGCTGTGCAGCCCTGTCAGAGAGGCTGGATCTCTTCCAGATTTTACTGGATCACCCTCAGGCTCTGGAGCAGCTCAAAAAGAGACCACTGAGAGACGGCCGGCAGTGGCACGTATGGCTGAAAGTCGACTGTGGCAATGGgagag CTGGTGTCCTGCACTCAGAACCCGAGGCACTCAGACTGGCTCAGGCCATCACCCAGACAGAGGGTGTGGAGCTAACGGGCGTGTACGCTCACTGTGGGAACACCTATAACTGCAGAGGAGTGGAGCAAATACAGGCTGTTGCCCAGGAAACCACCAGCTTGACTCTGCAGTTCATGGAAAA ACTGAAGGCTGTCGGCATCACCTGTAAGTCGAGCATTGGCTCCACCCCTTCCTGTAGTCACCCAGTCACAGACATGGCGCAGCTCAGTGAAGTGCATCCTGGAAACTACGCCTTCTATg aCGCGCAGCAGTCTATGATTGGCTCGTGTAGTCTGGATGATGTGGCTGTCAGGGTTTTGACAAGAGTCATTGGACACAGCCCTCACAGGAACCAGCTCCTGATTGACTGTGGATGGACTGGACTCAG TCTAGACGGAGCTGGAAAACTTCCAACTGGATATGCTGTGATTGAAGGACACCCGAACCTCAA GTTGTTGTCTATGACCCAGGAGCATGGTAGAGTGGAGCCCATTTCAGGACAACTGGACTACAGCAAGTACCCCCTGGGCACTCTGCTCACGTTGATCCCATACCAT TCGTGTGCAACTGCGATGATGCATCCTGTGTACTACGTGCACTCTGAGGGTCGTCTGGTCGGGAAGTGGACACCGACACGTGGGTGGTGA